From the Diospyros lotus cultivar Yz01 chromosome 13, ASM1463336v1, whole genome shotgun sequence genome, one window contains:
- the LOC127789341 gene encoding uncharacterized protein LOC127789341 isoform X3, with amino-acid sequence MAQITVQGRIKPLVNGEGMVWDPKDPGYHQHHHLHNLVRGIAPSPPGFRKRKLRIQGTNSTKLFASSSSGRKSQHSNVEASLTVGSDGIHDNEFEGGDELSCFRGLVLDISYRPVNVVCWKRAICLEFMEKADVLEYYDQTVNSPSGSFYIPAVLRVPHLLQVVKRSRIRNSLSRKNIFYRDNFTCQYCSLRENLTIDHVLPMARGGEWKWENLAPKDYDILAIPLTSTAIKMLRSRKGTPEEWRQYL; translated from the exons ATGGCACAAATTACAGTGCAAGGGCGGATTAAGCCTCTTGTGAATGGCGAAGGAATGGTGTGGGATCCTAAAGATCCCGGTTACCACCAGCACCACCACCTCCACAACCTTGTGAGAGGCATCGCTCCTTCTCCCCCGGGATTTCGTAAGCGCAAGCTCAGGATCCAAGGTACTAATTCCACCAAACTATTTGCATCGTCGTCATCTGGCAGAAAATCCCAACATTCTAATGTGGAGGCGAGCTTAACAGTTGGGAGTGATGGAATCCATGACAACGAGTTCGAAGGAGGCGACGAACTCTCTTGCTTCAGAGGGTTGGTCCTGGACATCTCTTACAG GCCTGTCAATGTTGTCTGCTGGAAGCGTGCCATTTGTTTGGAATTCATGGAAAAG GCTGATGTTCTAGAATACTATGATCAGACTGTAAACTCTCCCAGTGGATCCTTCTACATACCAGCTGTGCTAAGG GTCCCTCATTTACTGCAAGTTGTCAAGAGAAGTAGAATCAGAAACAGTCTAAGtcgtaaaaatattttttaccgAGACAATTTCACTTGTCA GTACTGTTCATTGCGTGAAAATTTGACCATTGATCATGTTCTACCAATGGCACGTGGTGGGGAATGGAAGTGGGAAAATCTG GCCCCCAAAGACTATGACATACTTGCCATACCACTGACAAGCACCGCTATAAAGATGTTGAGATCAAGAAAGGGGACTCCAGAAGAGTGGCGCCAGTACCTATGA
- the LOC127788364 gene encoding glucan endo-1,3-beta-glucosidase 8-like, whose protein sequence is MGIGVGWKMLKLWMYLCVLIMGVEGLGVNWGTMATHKLPPKAVVKMLQDNGIQKVKLFDAEQSTMSVLTGSNIEVMVAIPNDQLAAMTSYDRAKDWVRRNVTRYNFNGGVNIKYVAVGNEPFLTSYNNSFLNVTLPALQNIQNALNEAGVGNSIKATVPLNADVYESPENNPVPSAGRFRSDINGLMVQIAQFLHQNNAPFTVNIYPFLSLYGNDNFPFDYAFFDGTSSPVVDNNIQYTNVFDANFDTLVSALKAAGFGEMAVMVGEVGWPTDGDKNANSNYAYRFYNGLLPRLAANKGTPLRPGYIEVYLFGLIDEDAKSIAPGNFERHWGIFRYDGQPKFPMDLSGRGQNKYLVAAENVKYLPTRWCTFNPNAKDLSKLADNINYACTFADCTALGYGSSCNGLDTNGNASYAFNMYFQVQNQANLSCNFEGLAVETTQNISQGNCNFIVQIASHSPPGPGHSLLSLAVFVVFFAGFAVRQLGL, encoded by the exons ATGGGAATTGGGGTTGGATGGAAAATGCTAAAGCTGTGGATGTATCTGTGTGTATTGATTATGGGAGTTGAGGGGCTTGGCGTGAACTGGGGTACGATGGCGACCCACAAGTTGCCTCCCAAAGCTGTTGTTAAGATGTTACAGGACAATGGGATTCAGAAGGTGAAGCTGTTTGATGCGGAGCAGTCCACCATGAGTGTTCTTACTGGCTCTAACATTGAAGTCATGGTTGCAATTCCTAATGATCAGCTCGCCGCCATGACCAGTTACGATCGAGCTAAGGACTGGGTACGCCGGAATGTTACCCGTTACAATTTCAATGGCGGCGTTAACATTAA GTATGTAGCAGTTGGAAACGAACCTTTCCTCACATCCTACAACAACTCATTCTTGAATGTTACCCTACCGGCCCTTCAAAACATCCAGAATGCCCTCAATGAAGCTGGGGTTGGGAACTCCATAAAGGCTACTGTGCCCTTAAATGCTGACGTTTATGAATCGCCAGAAAACAATCCCGTCCCTTCTGCTGGAAGGTTCAGGTCAGATATCAATGGACTGATGGTTCAGATTGCCCAGTTCCTACACCAGAACAATGCTCCATTCACAGTAAATATTTACCCTTTTCTCAGTCTCTATGGGAATGACAACTTCCCtttcgactatgctttctttgATGGGACTAGTTCTCCTGTagttgataataatattcaatataCCAATGTATTTGATGCCAACTTCGATACCTTGGTTTCTGCCCTGAAAGCAGCAGGGTTCGGTGAAATGGCCGTTATGGTAGGGGAGGTGGGTTGGCCCACAGATGGCGACAAGAATGCTAATTCAAATTATGCCTATAGGTTTTACAATGGGCTCTTACCAAGACTTGCAGCCAACAAGGGCACCCCACTTCGACCGGGATATATAGAAGTTTACTTGTTTGGACTTATTGATGAGGATGCCAAGAGTATAGCTCCCGGGAACTTTGAACGCCACTGGGGAATTTTCAGGTATGATGGGCAACCAAAATTCCCGATGGATCTTTCTGGTCGTGGACAAAACAAGTATCTTGTGGCTGCAGAGAATGTGAAGTATCTTCCAACAAGATGGTGCACATTTAATCCAAATGCCAAGGATTTAAGCAAACTTGCGGATAACATCAATTATGCTTGTACATTCGCAGATTGCACAGCACTCGGGTATGGATCTTCTTGTAATGGCCTGGATACTAATGGAAATGCTTCATATGCATTCAACATGTATTTCCAGGTACAGAATCAAGCAAATTTGAGCTGTAATTTCGAAGGTCTAGCTGTGGAAACTACACAAAACATATCACAAGGAAATTGCAATTTTATCGTGCAGATAGCTTCCCATTCTCCCCCGGGTCCGGGGCATTCTCTCCTGTCTTTGGCGGTATTTGTGGTTTTTTTTGCTGGTTTTGCTGTAAGGCAACTGGGTTTGTAA
- the LOC127789341 gene encoding uncharacterized protein LOC127789341 isoform X1, which yields MAQITVQGRIKPLVNGEGMVWDPKDPGYHQHHHLHNLVRGIAPSPPGFRKRKLRIQGTNSTKLFASSSSGRKSQHSNVEASLTVGSDGIHDNEFEGGDELSCFRGLVLDISYRPVNVVCWKRAICLEFMEKADVLEYYDQTVNSPSGSFYIPAVLRVPHLLQVVKRSRIRNSLSRKNIFYRDNFTCQYCSLRENLTIDHVLPMARGGEWKWENLVTACSKCNSKKGQKTLEEANMKLLKVPKAPKDYDILAIPLTSTAIKMLRSRKGTPEEWRQYL from the exons ATGGCACAAATTACAGTGCAAGGGCGGATTAAGCCTCTTGTGAATGGCGAAGGAATGGTGTGGGATCCTAAAGATCCCGGTTACCACCAGCACCACCACCTCCACAACCTTGTGAGAGGCATCGCTCCTTCTCCCCCGGGATTTCGTAAGCGCAAGCTCAGGATCCAAGGTACTAATTCCACCAAACTATTTGCATCGTCGTCATCTGGCAGAAAATCCCAACATTCTAATGTGGAGGCGAGCTTAACAGTTGGGAGTGATGGAATCCATGACAACGAGTTCGAAGGAGGCGACGAACTCTCTTGCTTCAGAGGGTTGGTCCTGGACATCTCTTACAG GCCTGTCAATGTTGTCTGCTGGAAGCGTGCCATTTGTTTGGAATTCATGGAAAAG GCTGATGTTCTAGAATACTATGATCAGACTGTAAACTCTCCCAGTGGATCCTTCTACATACCAGCTGTGCTAAGG GTCCCTCATTTACTGCAAGTTGTCAAGAGAAGTAGAATCAGAAACAGTCTAAGtcgtaaaaatattttttaccgAGACAATTTCACTTGTCA GTACTGTTCATTGCGTGAAAATTTGACCATTGATCATGTTCTACCAATGGCACGTGGTGGGGAATGGAAGTGGGAAAATCTG GTTACTGCCTGTTCcaaatgcaattcaaaaaaggGTCAGAAAACCTTAGAGGAAGCAAATATGAAGCTACTTAAGGTCCCTAAG GCCCCCAAAGACTATGACATACTTGCCATACCACTGACAAGCACCGCTATAAAGATGTTGAGATCAAGAAAGGGGACTCCAGAAGAGTGGCGCCAGTACCTATGA
- the LOC127789341 gene encoding uncharacterized protein LOC127789341 isoform X2, translating into MAQITVQGRIKPLVNGEGMVWDPKDPGYHQHHHLHNLVRGIAPSPPGFRKRKLRIQGTNSTKLFASSSSGRKSQHSNVEASLTVGSDGIHDNEFEGGDELSCFRGLVLDISYRPVNVVCWKRAICLEFMEKADVLEYYDQTVNSPSGSFYIPAVLRVPHLLQVVKRSRIRNSLSRKNIFYRDNFTCQYCSLRENLTIDHVLPMARGGEWKWENLVTACSKCNSKKGQKTLEEANMKLLKVPKKDLLYAPRRFKRSSGI; encoded by the exons ATGGCACAAATTACAGTGCAAGGGCGGATTAAGCCTCTTGTGAATGGCGAAGGAATGGTGTGGGATCCTAAAGATCCCGGTTACCACCAGCACCACCACCTCCACAACCTTGTGAGAGGCATCGCTCCTTCTCCCCCGGGATTTCGTAAGCGCAAGCTCAGGATCCAAGGTACTAATTCCACCAAACTATTTGCATCGTCGTCATCTGGCAGAAAATCCCAACATTCTAATGTGGAGGCGAGCTTAACAGTTGGGAGTGATGGAATCCATGACAACGAGTTCGAAGGAGGCGACGAACTCTCTTGCTTCAGAGGGTTGGTCCTGGACATCTCTTACAG GCCTGTCAATGTTGTCTGCTGGAAGCGTGCCATTTGTTTGGAATTCATGGAAAAG GCTGATGTTCTAGAATACTATGATCAGACTGTAAACTCTCCCAGTGGATCCTTCTACATACCAGCTGTGCTAAGG GTCCCTCATTTACTGCAAGTTGTCAAGAGAAGTAGAATCAGAAACAGTCTAAGtcgtaaaaatattttttaccgAGACAATTTCACTTGTCA GTACTGTTCATTGCGTGAAAATTTGACCATTGATCATGTTCTACCAATGGCACGTGGTGGGGAATGGAAGTGGGAAAATCTG GTTACTGCCTGTTCcaaatgcaattcaaaaaaggGTCAGAAAACCTTAGAGGAAGCAAATATGAAGCTACTTAAGGTCCCTAAG AAAGATCTCCTGTATGCTCCTAGAAGATTTAAGAGATCCAGTGGCATATGA